From the Argentina anserina chromosome 3, drPotAnse1.1, whole genome shotgun sequence genome, the window TGTTTTTGTCGAGATCTTTGTGATTTAGACAATGACTTAAGTCGTTAAATATTGGCCGACCATTGTGTTGTTCAACATGAAAGTCCATATATAAGCTAGCTTATCATGTTGATATTTGATACTAACTAATGGAATCCATATGGAGGCTGAATTAAACCTTTATATATTTGTGAATCATACACTAATTAACATGCAACAAATGGATAATCATAATAACCCAATGCCTGCAGACAGTCACaatatatctattttctaggtTTGAACTCCTGGTCTCATTCAACACTCGATGGGTGGCGTTGGTTTATCTAAAGAATTGGTTAAGGAGGATGCAACTGTATCTTATATACTGTCCTACTCCTACTGTTTTTGTCCTCTATTTCCCCAAATATACGAACATACCTACCTACCTTAACCATAGTTGATGACCAAAAAGATAACCAAACTACAGTTGCAAAATCTGCACTTTAACCAGAATGACTTATAGTCGTTTTTTTTGTCTAACACAGTCACTAACGTGAAAAACAATTGTTAATTTTACCGATTCAACAACGTGGGTAACCACTAATTAGTGTAGAACATCTGCCCTTCCTTTTAAAAGAGGAATACAACATAATTATAGTAATCTAAATGGTACATCGCAATGTAAAAACATCAAAGAATATCAGAAAAATATAACCGGATAAGCATGTATGAATTAAAACCACAAAGATAATAAGATGTACAAACACATATATAATGAGAAGTAACCATGTCACTTGAGATCTTACAACCTTGCCGCATGCCCTGACTTGAGGTGAGGCCGCAGCATGGAATGACATAGAGAGTTCTGGATTGAGAAACTCATTCGGAGTTCTTGAAAAGGAGAGGAACAATAAGAGTTGGATCCTCTGTATACCCTTCGAGGAAAAGAGACAGTGCTAGAGTTGCTGGATTTTACCCATAGGCGCCGCACTCCCGGTAGTCCCTGCGCACCCTAGCCGAGTGGCTCTGCTAACTTGCTAAGTTtcaatatttctttttttcttgttatatGAGGAAAATTCGAATGtacatcaatgtatgataTACATTTTACATTCgacggtcgatattgttttgtgagtggggtcagaaaaataatatatgttgttaaccgtcggatgtgagatgtatactAGATTAACCTGTTATATGAACTGATTGTCAatgtctttctttattttttattagaaCATCTTTCCTTAAatctgaagaaaaagaaaagtattTAGTGCAACCATTTACATATTGTACGTTGATACGTAccttgatttatatatatatatatatatatatatatctctctctctctctgtctctctctaagattgatttcgAAAGATTGATGTCTAGCTACGTGCAAAGTTTCATCACTTAAGTATGAGTGTTACACTTTGACACTGTACGTATAACCGTACATTAAGGTTCAAGGACTTGAGTTTAGTGTTTAAAACCGTACGGCATGTACTATCCCACATTTCAGGACTAGTGACTCCTTTTGAGGCTCACAGTGAAACTAAACTTGGTGTTATCATCACTTATCAATTGAGGTTAGGGGTTTGAGACTACGTCCTAGACCAgcctaattaattaattagggttcatgcatgcatgtatatatctGATCATATTATCATAGCATAGCagaatgtttttgttttgctcgaTAAATTGTACTATTGTAGGCATATTGGGAGTTTTGGGACGTCAGCCCCGGTTTCTGGAAATTCTGGGTCGAgacttggttttgttcttgactAGGGTTTTTAAGTCTGTTGACCGACCACGGATGATTTCGGATACTTATGAGCATATGGCGTTCCGAAGTCGGAACCATTGCCCCGAGCTTGGATTTTCGGTAACGTTACTTGAGTTATAGCTTGTTGCCAATGATGGGAGTATGGATAACGATGGACCAGCTAACCATACTTACACATTTCCCTGGCAAACAGAGAGCCACGCCAGAACACCAAAACATGAataacttaattaattaatttgtcGATCAACAAAGAATAAGAAGCAAGTTAGATAATAATTTTGCTCGTATTaatattataataattaaataaaaaagtttAATACAACTCAGACGTCCAAAACTCCTCCACTGGAGGCATCTCCCTAAACAACCTGTCAAACTCCTTGAACGAGATGTTCCTCATCATAACTGATGAATTACTGCGAGGTATTACTCCAGAAGGTTTTGAGTTACCATTCGTCATCGAAGATCTAATCCCATTGGTCAGTCCTTGATCTTTGACGTTACCAGACTGGGCCGTACTCTTGTTACTCGTAACCACCGCCGGCGGTGGCTCCTGCACTTCATACGCAACTCTCGAGTCTTTTCCGGTCATTTTCTGCACCACGTCTTTGAAGCTCACGGCGTCTGTCTCCACGTACTTGGTGTTGATGATCGTAACCTTCACAGTCCGGTCTCCTCTGCCTTGGCCCGACATGGAAACACGTGaacaattaaaaagaagaagatcggAGCAGAAATCAGCAGCTGCAACTGGTTTGGTGAGCGAAAAGTGATGAAGATCAATGATTGGATCTGTGGGGAGATTCAGTATGAGCTGGGGCAGGTTTTATAAGCTTTAGGTAGAGAAGCAACTAAGTAAGCGGGTTGGAAAGGAAATTGTGGTGCATGGGGATACCAGCTTGTACGGCAATTAATTCCTCGGAGTAGGTTTTTGATGCACACAAGCTGACCGTTGTTTGTGGGATGAGAGGAAGCTGGGGGTGAGAGGCAGTCTAGAAGGACTGGGTGACTGGGCATGTATCCAGATTGGGTCAAACCAAGGAATCGGGAAAGTCATAGGAGCATGCATGTGAATTATGAAGCGAACAGCTGTCCGTGTTGTTTCTCTAACTGGGCCAGTCATGGATAAGCAACATGGTACTACTTGGCTACTAGACGCTAAAGGATGAAGAAGGATCGAATATTGCAGGAAGAATTCGACAACTAACTAATACAAAGGTTAACGATACACTTAGTTAATAAAGTGATTGGTTTGCAATTAATAATGAAACTTCATTGAGGTACATGATGACGTTCGGCATATAGTTGACTTGTTCATTTTGAAGGACACGTACTTGGTAACACGACGTGATAAAAATGATTTGCAGACTAAGTAAAACGACAGAGAAACATTCATATGTAATCTTGCATGGACGCGATTGACAACCAATAAGGATTTGAAAACATGTCATTTCGATTTCTGTCAACTAAAATATGTGTTATTTGATGACTGAGAAGTAATCTTTTGAACTTAAGACCCCGGAATGATGGCCTAGCTCTTATTAAGAAACATAGTGTGAAGTGAATGAAGATTCTGACTTCCTACGTATAAATGTTCAAAGTTCTAAAGCCTCTTTGAGATTTTTAGCGGTTGGCGAAAATTGATGTGCAGTCGAGTCTTACCTCTTCCGTACTATTAGTTGTTAGATAAGTGAGTACGTCATATGGTGAGTTGTTGTTCTCGTTCGTATCCGGAAATATGCACATACATGAGCGAGGGTCAAGACGCACGTTTGGTTTGATAATCTGCTGTGTGCGCGCCAAGGGACGAAGATTCAAtgcttttaagttttaacaaTGTCAAACGGGATCTCATCATCCGGTACAACATCAGTACATCACATGAGTAATGATCTTTGAATATTTGATAAGAATATTGTATTGACTTTTGATCGAGCTACAAGTATTCTAAAGGTTCTTGTGGGTTTCAACCTAGAAGTCTCTCGGAAGCTACGCATCTTGACATTGTGTTACCCAGCCTTCAATTTGGTTTCTGATTTCTTCTATAACGGTCTATTTCAGGCattataatatatttatactgggaataatatgttcatgTTGAGCAATTCAGTCCACATGTGTTATATCTGAAGAAACAATTGACTAATCAGGCAATATTATCAAATTCTATTTGTTCAAACTTGAAAGTTTCATGATCTTCAATTCTTATATCCTCTTCTTATATTACTGTCACTTATATCAAACGAGTACGTAGTTTGACACAGTAGTAAATTCCATCTTAGTTTATTTTTGGGTTGGTAAGTTCCCATGTAACACATCTATTGACCAAAGTCACCACAAGATGACCATTATGGTATCTTTACCATTGGGTTAATCCCGCGGTAATATACTAATATTCCCACCCAGCAACATTCACTGTTACATTTTGATacgaaaaattattatatatacccggtACATAATCTACGTGACGTATCTCTTCAATATTATTGATctattttttactgtgtttgtttctgattggttacttatatttaaataaggagtAAGTATTTTGTATACCCGCCACACCACGTGGCACTGTCATATGTTGTACCCAGACAATCATATTACACcatgatataattaacatgcatacggtgaaaatgacaaaagtttatttacatataagaaccaatcagaaacaatcacagGAAAAAATGGACCAATAATATTAAGGGGGTACGCTACGTGGGATATGTGGCggatatatatactaatttctCTTAAATaagggagcttctattcatacatcTAAAAATGGTATTTGGACCTCCTCACTTAATATACCCCTcttttacttttacaaatacttgaaattttccaaatttttCTGAAAACACCCATAATCAATATATTATTATAAATAtcaaattaatatattatcCATTAATATCTTTCCATTCCTACTTTTATATTtagttattataaaaaaaatccaaaaactCTTTAGAATTACATAATCCatcttctcaaattaattttctctttcactcctaaattcataattaataatattgttccttgtttcattcattgatttgaaattcaccaaataataaaatcaacacgaaaaattctaatatctattgaataatttttctctctcaaacgaagtttatcaaaaattctatgtagcttttcaattgatacatgaaatttaataatgttacttattgtattttttaacaataaaaaataaaagtaattaaaccttcttattcaatttattatttccATTTAGGGTTAGCctgaaataaatatataaatgattgacgaaaagaaaaaaaattataaaataggcATGTTAAGAAttgtcttgttttttttcttcactcTTATACGtctttttggtaattttaCATGggttgaaaagtcaaaacgaAATTGGAAAAATATAGAGATATAAGTACTGTTTTGAGAgttatgaatagaagctcccttAAATAATCTTTTTCCCTTTCACCGCATGCATGTTTACAAAAAACTTGTCAAACCTCCCGGAGAACCACATGACAATATCCAGTGGTCCTCCTCacctgttatattttgacacgtgtatttattacactaaaattataattttacatatttttattatttgtgaaatcaCCTTCATGTGTATTGATGATATTGAACTAGGATTttgggtttagagtttaagatttaagatttagggttttagaatgtagggtttagggtataaggttttagagtttagattATTAGAGTGTCTAGGGTGTAgagttttagaaagaaacccaaaatagttttttatataattacttaaatat encodes:
- the LOC126786992 gene encoding VQ motif-containing protein 10, yielding MSGQGRGDRTVKVTIINTKYVETDAVSFKDVVQKMTGKDSRVAYEVQEPPPAVVTSNKSTAQSGNVKDQGLTNGIRSSMTNGNSKPSGVIPRSNSSVMMRNISFKEFDRLFREMPPVEEFWTSELY